The genomic DNA TATAACATTCAAATATGATATTCCAtgtaaaattagaattttccgaCAAGAGACGAATTAATTATTAAGTATAAAGTATTTAATAAAAGGAAATGTTAATGAGTGCCTCCGAGACACTATTTAAGGGTATCAAGTATGGGGaacatatttataattaatttccCCCTTGAATTTTATTATGAAGTTCCTACCATGTctacaaaattagggaaaaAAATTTGACCTATTAGTATATGCTTACTCGAAATAAAATTGCACATTTAGGtcaacaaatataaataagttgAGGCATCAGAATGCTATAAAACTTTCATATcctttctttatatttttattgacgTCTCTcctaaaaatcaatttcttaGGTTGAAGtttccattattttattttatttttagtttttggtgCTATAAAACTTCATAATTAATATGTTCCTTGTCAGAAGTTTTATAGGAAATGAACCTATAGGTCACTTTTATAGAGTTTATGTCTACATGAAAAAATATGAGggaaaaaataggaaaaatctCAAATAACATGGGTAAGATATgtggttttttttccttcttattgGTCATTTTTCAGACTTCGTGTATATTATCTGGTCAATTTGaataattaaccctaaaatatatcaatagCATCAACCGACAATCATACATAAAgcatatatttttgttgttttaatacGGAAAGagttattcaataaaaataatatccaCACGGCATTAGCTATATAGTACGAATCATACGTTTTAATTACATCAATTGTGTGGATACAATTTCGAGttgaaaaaaatggaaatggattagaaaagaataaaaggtattaaaatatatacttaatcataaattttgatatttatcaaTGGAAAATtcttattccaatttttttttatatttatcgttgataaatttttggtttgtgtcttatttgttatatttatcagtgataaaaaaatttcccttgtttttgttttatattaacTAAGGACTCACTACCAACAAAAAGATATACGATcactatcaaaaaaaaaaaactgaggacaaatatttgtttcttgaataaaaaaatatattttaagggAATAACTAAAATActtgttcattaaaaaaaaactaaaatacttGTCTtgagtttttatatatttttttgtcaagcgagtttttatatttttattaatgaaaaatatttttttcgttatttttagtttttattatatttaactgtgacaaatatataatttttattatatttatctgTTACAAATATTGTCTCTtgttttcttaatatttttctcgtgttttttattatattcatcgttaacaatacttttttttaagaaatcaaaaggatataaataaattcagtttacttatgttcaatttaggttaatgtaaattaagtttacttatgttcaatttaggttaatgtaaatttagtttacgtgtgtatatagtatgtatataagaggttagtgtaaattcagtttacttacgttcaatctaggttaatgtaaattaagtttacttacgttcaatttaggttatttagtttacgtatgtatataggtatgtatatagtatgtatataagaggttagtgtaaattcagtttacttacgttcaatctaggttaatgtaaattaagtttacttatgttcaatttaggagtatattagtcattctggggtgtaacttgttttttttttgtgtgactaaCATCAGTCTATATTCTTTTGTCCAGTTCAATTATACGATGGAAAGATATATACTCCCCcggtgacaaaaaaaatattagggaAAATGATCTACTAAGTCAAATGTATTTGGTATGAAATTTAGCCAAAATCAGTTGACTTTTcgcacccttttttttttacattttagaaaaaatggCATATGTAATAAAAGAAGACAAACAAgccataaaaaaatgaaaaacaatgaaaCTCATTGTACAAATTAAAACATCTCATCCATATTATTGCAAATTAAAAGCAATTACAAAAGGTGATGGAATCATAATCTCTCATGGAATATTCTCAAACTTTTAAACAAGGTTTAGAGCAAAAACATCTCTGACGGAAGCCACGACAACGTCCATCTGTGAAACCCTCTGTTAAGCACACAGTAGCACAATTTTGATCACTTAAACATAGTCCTTTAAAACTGTGACTTTGAGACAAACATTTCCTTGCCTCTACCACCATAATTGACCCCATCTCTGTCCAATTTATATCACAAAATCATTAAcacaagaaaatttaaaataacatttacaaaactaaaactaaatggaaatcaaatcacacaatgtatcaaataaataaatattaaacacaaccatataatatattatcatcatcatcatcatcatcattgttaTTATGACATGTGGTAATTAAGtgtattttttagagaaataaaCTCAATATTCATTTCATCTGCAATCAAAGTATATATATGACGATAAACAGATGGAAGTTAACATAAAATACGGCTACATTTGTTAAAGATAAGTGTGTTATATTAGCGGTTAACTAATTAATAAAGTATATAGAGCTACATTCATTAAAGCATAAGTGTGTTACATTAGCAGTTAACTAATTAAATTAGATTGATGAAATAAAACTAGTTAATTAAGAGAAAAACATTAAtaatagtagtattaattaaacaTCAATAAACACCCACCTGTGGCCACCAAAACGAGAAGGAAGAGAAAGATGGTTCGAATTGAAAGGAATTGAAGAGCCATATAGGAGGAGACTTGTTTCAAAGAATAAAAGAGAACTAGTTGGAGAACTTGTTGAATGTGAAATGCAAATGAAGCTAGTTTGTCTTAAATAGggtaagaaatatatatttttttctttcgggGGAATAAAGgttcttttctattttctaataaatggtcTCTTGATagttgtcaatgaatgaatattttatgCATACTGTATATAATATTTCAGATATTTGtcaatgaataaatattttatgcatgctgaatataatattttagattgtttaaaaaaatatatttttttagaagtttCTAATTGCATTGgttaaaaaaacctaaaatggaaattttggattggaaataataattttttaattttcaaaaagttgaCTTAAGTTGCatttttcaagataaaattaataaatttgtttcCTTAACATGTTCCCTAAAAGATCCCTTGTCAAGATAAAATTTTTAAACTTGATTCCTTAACAAGTGTTTTAAGgcactctttagcattttcACATAAATATAAGGGTTTTGATAGATGTACTTCCTAAACCaataaattaatgattaattgTATGAATCAAAGATTTATTTGTtaacttttgtatttttaaaagcatcattttattttctataggcattacacattttttttataaatattttatctaaaacatattcaatatttactattatgagtaataaaaattcaataaaaattaaattttatttcagtGACCCTTTTGGGCTTTggtaaatataaattttatggaGTAAAATTGGATTTCGAAGTTCACCAGAATTAAGACATACCTCAAAGTTCAAAGAATATTGTATACTTACATATTATCTATTATTGAGATATTTACGTTGATTGTGAATACACTTTAACAATCATGCTCTTGTGATGTATGAACTACCTCCTTCTTAACTATATGGATGAACCACTTTAAGCATAAAAAGAGGTACATATTGaatgattatatattttaatttcaatataaaatatCTTGGTTTAAATATCATCCACGTGTTGTGTGTTGCatgtcatttaattttatgacaCATAggttaattaagaaattaaaaattgcaattgatatCATATGCTAAAAagtattacatttttttaaggatataaaaatattacatattatctttttttaaataaataatttgaaatattaattaaatagacTAACAATTTAACATGTCAATGAAATTTAAgggtttgtaaaaaaaaaattgtcaatgagATTTAGTTCAAATTtcctctaaaataaaattagatttaGTCCAAATTTAAGTATTACATGGTCATTAAAATGTCATATAAAGTCAAACTCTCTCTGGACCACACTTTTTAAATCATTAGTTTGTTTCATAAAAATACGATCAAACATGATAATCTTTTTTGTATCTGATTGACTTTTGTTTGGTCAATACGGAAATGTAGAAGGTTTCCTGTCAATaagaaattaacataattagaaTGATCGACAAAATTAAGCATTTAGGGTTTTTTTATTGGCAATGATGAGAGACAAGACATGATAACTGTGTCTTATCACATCTCAATTTAGTGTATAATGAgacatcataatatcataatttaattatgaaacTTATCATATCTTGTCTCTCTACTTAAAAGTTCTTATAATAAATATGAGCTAGGTTGGAACCAGCGTGACAAGTTAAGAAAGTAAATTACTAATTTAtctctttaaaatataataaaacattgatataaataaataaaaactaaaaatatattgatattagatttcaaaaataaaatattaataataaattattgaaattagaatatctataaataaaattattattaaaatttacaaatatgAATGTTTTTCTTAAAGAGGTTAAAAGAAACTTAGATCAAAATAATCCTTTCAAGCACAACATGTGCGTAAAAAGGAAAAGTGCAAGTCAATGTAGCCAggttccaaacaaaaaaaagggcAATACCACCATCACATAGTGTTGAAACATATACAAAGAGATGGAGTCGTCCACCCCGAATGAAAAACAGTGAATTTAGTTGATATGTGAGCCTTCAAACACCAGCAAGAATGAAACTTGACACACGCGAACAATTGCTCTAGAGAAAAATGTTTATTGTTAAAATTTTTTGCTCTTTTCAAATAAGCCAAATGCAAGCCAACTAGATCGCCTGAAAACAACCACAAATTTCCTTCATGAAGACACATTCGACCCACCAAGTGTTGAGAACCAATATCACTAGGTTGAGCAATGTAAATCTCCAACCAATGGAGAACTAGATGTCAAAGATTGCCGTAAAAGTCACACACCGTGAAAAGATGTTTGATTGTTTCCTCTTGACCACAACCTCCCGAACAAAACATAGAACCCGTTGGAACTACTCCTCGACGAACCAAATTATCATTTGTTGGTATTTTATTGTTAATAAGTTTTGAGGCAAAAAGAGAGACTTTATGAGGTACTGATTTATTCCAAATAATGTTTTAGTTCACATTGGTAGCACAATGATCAAAATGAGTGAGAATATTATAGTCCCCTTTGACAGAATAACCATCAATGAGATCAAGCTTCCAAACCCATTTGTCACTTACatttttctgtaaaaaaatattatccaaCAACAAACTACACCCCTCAATTGATCTTCCTCCCACGTAaacaatctccttcttcatctccACCCTTGACAATCTCCTTTTTTAAATGCATAGTCTCTATTTTATggtttcttttttaacaaattcTCTATTTTATAGTTAAGGACTATATTTGATGTAATACACACGGTCCACGCCATAAACTAATTTCCAAGTAAATGACTATTTGACCATACTTACAATTTTAATGATTAATTTgtcttttcaattaaaaataaaaaagaagaatcaAACAATATGAAGTTGTGAAGAAGAGTATCCAATCAGAAAGCAACTTGAGACATGACAACAAGCCGTCTTTGGTTTCTATATTTTACGTAATGTAAGCATAAGATGTTAGTTATATTCAACACTTGCAGAGTGGCGCTTAAATTGTATCGAACAAAATGCTTTtacatgtaatattttattgacaaactgaaaaataaaatcactaaACCTTAGCATTACTCACTCACATATATTCCTTCTCAAGAAAAATCTTAGCTTCTTtcacataataataatataataactaATAATAACAAATCTACTTTCGATTCTGTTTTAATCTGTAGAAGTTTCTCAATTAATATAATAACTAGTAACATGACCTCCTCATTTGTCTCACTTTCCACCATTTTCCAATTCCTTGCaccttcaaattcaaatcacCATTTATGACTTATCATTTTCAAGTTACTCACTGAGAATCACATGGAACTAAAGGTTGGTGATGATGGTGAGACAGACAGAAAACAATATGGGAGTGACTTGTTTTGGTGGTTAACAGTTTCCATCGTAGCGATCCTTGTAGTAGGTGCCGGTGTTTTTACTATACTAATTAACTTTCATCATCATCGCTCTCAATCTCATTCATCTCAACCCTACGACATCGTTCCAAAATATGCCTCTTCTCTTCAATTAGCCCTCCAATTTTTCGACGTCCAAAAATGTAACATAATCTAATCTCGTCTATTCTTAGATACCGTTTAGATTGACTTGCATTAACACTTATCGAACTCTTTGAGAGAGACATGTTCATAAACAGTTTTcaggatagtttatgaaaaccgCTTATAACTTGtataaaaacagtttgacttaacttcttttttttcttttttatagaaATCACTTATGTATAAAAGAACTTATATCATGAGTGCTTATCCTTTAAgcgtttaattaagttgttattgAAAGAGAATTTGGAATCGAGCATCTAATAGTTTGCTAAACatttgcaaaaaatgaatgaaaattttcgacggtataaattttattgaatataCTTTCTGTTATTGGATGAGTATAACAGAAAGTGGTGTATTTTGTTGTATTATGCAGCTGGTAAGGTACAGAATAATAGGGTTTGGTGGAGAGGGGATTCGGGGCTTAGAGATGGGAGTGAAGAGAATTTGGATTTGTCGAAAGGATTGTATGATGCTGGTGATCTTATGAAATTTGGGTTTCCAATGGCTTTCACTGCTACTGTCTTGTCTTGGGCTATTCTTGAATATGGAAATAACATGGATGCAGTGAAGCAGCTAGACTATGCACTAGAATCACTCAAGTGGATCACTGATTATCTTGTTAACGCACATCCTTTCGCTGATGTCCTTTACATTCAGGTCAACTTTTTTGTTTCAAGTTTCTACTTTCAGTCTGTAATTGCTATTGAGATCATAACTAGGGTTTTGATTAAAGGTCCGCGACCTCGTTCTGGGCTTGATATAACAATTTTTGAGTTAGAAAATATACTTTCGGTTTTCATTGCCATTGTTTTCTTGGATAAATGAAAAACTTTGGGATTTTCTGCTTTGTGTGATTGAAGGTAGGGGATCCTGAGGTGGACCACAATTGCTGGGAAAGGCCTGAAAACATGACTGAGAAAAGGCCACTCACTCAAGTTAACTCATCTTTTCCAGGAACAGAAGTTGCAGCAGAAACAGCAGCTGCACTTGCCGCAGCATCTTTGGTTTTTAAGGAGATTAATCTCACTTATTCTGAGATTCTTCGTGAACATGCTCAGCAACTGTTTATGTTCGCTGATACATACAGAGTTTCCTACAGTGTCAGTATCCCTCAAGTTGGAAAATACTATAACTCATCTGGTTATGGAGATGAACTTTTATGGGCTAGTAGTTGGCTCTATCATGCAACAAAGGATCCCTCATACCTTACTTATGTGACAGAGACGAATGAAAATGAGTTTGGTAGTATAGGAAGTGTATCATGGTTTAGTTGGGATGATAAACATGCTGCAACTCAGGTATGAAGTATGATGcagtgtatttatttttaacacaTCATTTGGTATTTATTTTACTCTTGAGTATAGACTCAGTTACACTTTTACCCTACTTTGGTGATAATTTGATGAGATTGAAGAATATTGTAAGAAGTCAAGTAAGGATTTATAGAAAAGGAAATTTGAGTTTTTCAGATTTTGGGTGAATTacaatgttttatttgatttgttctGAACTGAAGAAGAATATTGAAAAATGATAGGAGCAATTTCTTTTGTAGATAATTTTCAGGAAAAATCAAGTATTGGATTAtgtcatataaataaatattgtcaATGGGAGTTGATCGTAACAATTATTAACTATGTTGTACCGACACTACAAATTAAAAGTGCATccggtgtccgacaccgacacatgtgattacatttaactatactattttcttaaattattaccaATGCCAACGTGTTTGAGTCAGTGGCATGTTCAATGACTATTTCTATGTCACTGTTTCATAGAATAAAAACTTCAAGAAATAGTTTTGAGCTAAACATAACTGGGAGACAAAAATCACACACTCAAAATGTAACTAAACCTTTATTATATTCATTATTGTGATGAATTTTCTCATGCATTTTGTGTGACATTGAATTAGGTTCTTTTGTCCAGAGTAAACTTCTTTGGTGCTAGAGATATCCCAGATGCAGAGAACCTTGACCTTCAAAAGTACAGAGAAACTTCTGAAATGCTCATGTGCAATCTTCTACCAGATTCACCAACAGCCACAACCAACAGAACCAAAAGTAGGATTCATTTCTTCCCTGTAGCATTTCCATAGTCCATGTGCATTCACTTCTGTTTGTTAATTCAGGAAAAAAGCTTGCTTGCATTTTAAGTCAATTAGGCATGTTAGTTATGAAACATAGACATGTACATTGACACTTTAACaccagtaataatttgagaaaatggaataattaaacgTAATCACATATGTGAGACACCGGACATGTCTTCAACCTAAAGTGTTGATGTTATAAAGGTTGTTACTCATACAAACTTTGATTGCAAAACAGGTGGACAGATCTGGGTGGTACCATGGAACTCTTTGCAACATTCAGTGGCTTCTGCATTCTTAGCTGTTCTTTATAGTGATTACATGTTGACATCTCAAACTGAAAATTTATATTGTAGTGGGAAAATGTATAAGCCAGTGGATCTCCGCAAATTTGCAATTTCTCAGGTATGCATGTCTATAAAAATGACATCTATCATTTTATATCCTTATCATCAGGTCTGTTTTTAATTCGAATTCAAAAAGAAGTATGCAACCATGACTCCGAGGTTTTTTTATGTTTGCGCGTGCTGCCACGTTTGACTGCATTTGTCACAATATCAAGGATTGTGGCATGATTACAACGTGATGTGACCATGATTTAAAACCTTTCTAATGTGATTCTATAAACTCAGCATGGTTTGACGATACTAGCAACTTGGCTTTATGCTTACACGATTCTATAAACTCGGCATGTTTTAAAGATTACTAGCAAGTAGGCTTTATGCTCGAATTGCTcctaatattatgttattgtgtCACTCCTGAAAAATGGCAAATTAAAACTATTTCAGGTAGAGTATGTGTTGGGAGAAAATCCAATGAAGATGAGTTTTCTTGTGGGATATGGAAGTAACTACCCTAAATATATACATCATAGAGGATCTTCAATTCCAGTTAATGCTAAAACTGGGTGCAAGGATGGATTCAAGTGGTATGACTCACCTCAACCAAATCCTAATGTGGCATTTGGAGCTATAGTGGGTGGCCCCTTCTTCAATGAGACATATAATGATTTTAGGAACAACTCAATGCAGGCTGAACCTACCACTTACAGTAATGCACTTTTAGTTGCTCTCCTCTCTGGCTTGGTTGCCAGCTCTTCAGTAGTTTCGTCTTTCTAGAAtccatatatatgtatatgatcCAATTTTGTTGTGGCATGTGTAAATAGTAAATACTCAACCACAGTAGCTTTAATTGGCATCAACACCTCCATGCCTGCCTTCTAGATGAGATGCTATCttctcttagtttttttttataattggaAGTATCCACTATCCACCGTCATTTATCAGCGACTAATCACTGTCAAAAGTTGTTGGGCACACAAGGGTTGATTCTCCGCTCGCAATCCAATTTATTCTATACACAAGAGTCAGGGATCAAATCTCTAATCACTTGCAAAAGATGTCTGCGTCTCTTACCACTTGAGTGAACTATGTTGGTGTCTTCTGCttagtttgagcaaaaagaGTACATGTGTAGAGCTTGTATATTCTGTTTCGTAAAAATGCTTGTCAATaaacttttttgtttggaattatTCTTGTTTTGTTACAAATACTATATTACATCATTATTAGTTATTACATGAATATTGAAACGAACAAATGAATTTATTTGTCGCAATTGAAATattacgtaaaaaaaaaaaattataccagTGTACTTTGgtaattgtttaataaaagcgcgtaagattttgaaaaaaacGCATAAGAAACTAATTTGTTTCAATCCAACAGTATTTACTATCCACCGCCATAAGAAACTAATTTGTTTCAATCCAACAGTATCCTTCCTCCTAAGTAACCTTTCACCAACAATCCACCGCCGTAACCACCACCATGGAAAAACCTCCAACCAGCATCCAAAACATCACAACTCCATGGCTTTGCCTTCAAACTCACTCAGAAAAGCTTCAAAGCTCTGATCCAAAACAAACAACCTCAAAAAGAACCTTCGCAGATGCACTCAACAATGTTTGTGACATTCCGGTTTCGCAGCTACCTCAGCCGGTAATCAAAAGAGATAGAATAGAAATCAAGATACCAGAAGATGAATACCAAGCTGAACTTGCTACATGCAAGCACAATTTTAATGGAAGAATGTTGTGGCCTAAAGGATCAACACCCTTGAAGGTGATTGACTTGAAAAGCAAGTTATCTCCTCTCTGGAAATCACTTGGTAAGCGGGGAATCATGCAAGCCTTCACTACGAGGTTGAAACCTGAACTCGTATTATATTTAGATTGTTAGGCTTGTCAGTGTGGAAAGCAAGTAAAAAACTCATTTCctcacacacaacacaaaaactACAGTTAGTGCATACAGATGTTAGGAGGGCTCAAAAAACAACATCTTTAAATGGTAGaagatattatattatatttattgatGACTATACCAgattttgttggatttatttttttaaatctaaataTGAGGTTTCTCAAATATTTTGGAAATACAAAGCATTGgtggaaaatcaaaataattgtaGGTTGCAAACTATAAGCTCGGATAATGGAATAGAgtataaaataatgattttgaCAAGTTTTGTGAAGAATATGGGATTGAGCACCAACAAAATGGtgtgaatgagagaaaaaaaaaagaagcattatGGAGATGGAAAGATGCTTGCTACATGAAAAAGATTTTCCAAAAAAGTTGTGGGCAGAGGCTGCAAAAATGCAATATTTTGTTGAATATGCTTCCTTCAAGAGTTATGCATAAAAAAACTCCTTTTGAAACGTGGTTCGTTACAAACCAAATTTACAAAGTTTaaagatttttgtttgtgtttgcttttattttgtacAACAGGTTAAAAGAGAAAAACTTGATAAGAAGTAACTGCCGGGAGTTTTTATTGGCGATAGCGACTCTTGAAAAGCTTATAGAGTTTTCCAACCTCAAAATGGAAAAATTCTTGTAAGCAGAGATGTCAAATTCATGGAGGACAAACAATGGAAATGGGAAGAGCCAGTAAAGAAGGTGGTTCCATAACCTTTCCGATATTATGACGATGACGTAGATGATGTCCTGATTAGAGGTACAAGACCTTTATCTGAGATATATGGAAGAAGCAATGTTGTTGTGTTAGAACTGGCAGAGTTTAAAGAAGCTAAAAAGGATAACAAATGTTTTGAAGCAATGAAGGAAGATATcaaaatgattgaaaaaaatGACACTTGACAATTGGTGGATAAAGCTCAAAATAGGAAGATAATTGGTGTTAAGTGGGTTTATAGGACCAAACTAAATGATGATGGTTCAATAAACAAGCACAAGGCCAAGTTAGTAGTTAAGGGATATAGCCAAGTGTTTGGAGTAGACTTCTCGGAAACGTTTGCTTCGGTGGCACGCTTGGA from Medicago truncatula cultivar Jemalong A17 chromosome 8, MtrunA17r5.0-ANR, whole genome shotgun sequence includes the following:
- the LOC11426555 gene encoding endoglucanase 10, with the translated sequence MELKVGDDGETDRKQYGSDLFWWLTVSIVAILVVGAGVFTILINFHHHRSQSHSSQPYDIVPKYASSLQLALQFFDVQKSGKVQNNRVWWRGDSGLRDGSEENLDLSKGLYDAGDLMKFGFPMAFTATVLSWAILEYGNNMDAVKQLDYALESLKWITDYLVNAHPFADVLYIQVGDPEVDHNCWERPENMTEKRPLTQVNSSFPGTEVAAETAAALAAASLVFKEINLTYSEILREHAQQLFMFADTYRVSYSVSIPQVGKYYNSSGYGDELLWASSWLYHATKDPSYLTYVTETNENEFGSIGSVSWFSWDDKHAATQV
- the LOC112417411 gene encoding uncharacterized protein; translated protein: MEKPPTSIQNITTPWLCLQTHSEKLQSSDPKQTTSKRTFADALNNVCDIPVSQLPQPVIKRDRIEIKIPEDEYQAELATCKHNFNGRMLWPKGSTPLKVIDLKSKLSPLWKSLGKRGIMQAFTTRLKEKNLIRSNCREFLLAIATLEKLIEFSNLKMEKFLGTRPLSEIYGRSNVVVLELAEFKEAKKDNKSQNRKIIGVKWVYRTKLNDDGSINKHKAKLVVKGYSQVFGVDFSETFASVARLDTVRMLLALAAHNAWKIYQLDVKSTFLNVYLEEEIYVEQSEGFKVKGQEEKVYLLKKALYSLKQAPRA